Below is a window of Cytophaga hutchinsonii ATCC 33406 DNA.
AACAAGGTCTTATTGTTGTTTGTGCGTTAAATAAAAAATGAAATATTTAAAGGAATTAAAATATTTACCTGACCTTTGCGTCTCTGAAGTAAATACAAAAAAATATGCGTGGTAATATAATGGTTCTCTTTATTTCAATTGGTGTTTTTTTTCTGATTGATTGGTATGTTTTTACTGGTATTAAAGCACTTACAGATTTTGTTCAGCCAACAAGCCGAAAAATAATCCAATATGTTTATTGGGGTTTTACTGCGTGGACAATTTTTAATCTGCTCATTATGTATTCCGGGGCATATGCTGCCTGGCCTACCTGGCTGCGCAGTATTTCAATCGGTTTGATCATGGGATTGTTTCTGACCAAATTAGTATTTGTACTGTTTCTTCTGCTTGATGACGGGCAACGGCTTGTACAACTTATATACGCCTGGTTTCAGCCAGAAACGCAGGTAGATACTGTAACCGGAAAAACAACTATTTCACGTTCAGGTTTTTTATTGAAAGCAGGCCTGGCTGTTTCTGCAATCCCCTTTGCAGGCATGACATATGGAATACTTGTTGGCGCGCATGATTACACGGTGCGTAAAAAAAGGCTGGTATTAAAAAAATTGCCATCCGCATGGAACGGATTGAAAATTGTACAGTTATCGGATATACACGCAGGCAGTTTTTATAATAAAACCGCAGTACAGCGCGGTATTGATATGGTTATGCAGCAAAAGCCAGATATTATATTTTTTACCGGCGATCTGGTGAATAATATAGCCGCTGAAATGGACGATTATATCGACTTATTTTCAACCTTGAAAGCTCCGTTGGGGATTTATTCTACACTTGGTAATCATGATTATGGTGATTATGTTGCCTGGAACTCGATAGAAGAGAAGCATGAAAACTTAACGAAGCTGATTGGTGTGCATAAAAAAATGGGCTGGGATATTTTAATGAATGAACACCGGATTTTAAAAAAAGACGGTCAGGAACTGGCCATTATTGGTATTGAAAACTGGGGAGCCAAAGGGCATTTTCCAAAGTATGGTAAAATGAACCTGGCTTATGCAGGTACTGAAACAGTGCCGGTTAAGTTATTGTTATCACACGATCCAAGCCATTGGGATGCAGAAGTACGTCAGAAATATAAAGATATAGATGTTATGTTTGCCGGTCATACGCATGGTATGCAGTTCGGTATTGAAAAAGGCGGCATAAAATGGAGCCCTGTCCAGTGGATGTATGATCAGTGGGCCGGTTTGTATGAAAAAGACGGTCAGTATCTGTATGTTAACAGAGGGTTTGGCTTTATAGGATTTCCGGGAAGGGTTGGAATGTCTCCTGAAATAACGGTAATGGAATTACATAATTCCTAGTAATTTTTAAACAATTTCATTTTCTGGCTTGTTTATTGTTGTGCGGATTGTACATGTAATTCAGGATTCATTCAGGATTCAGAATTAAATTGCAGGAATTTCACAGAGAATGAAAAGGAAAATAATTTTATGTGTACATGTATTTATTGCATGCACAACTGCTCTTTTTGCAGGTTCGCTAACACCGGCAGATACCGTTGAGCTTTCAGTTACAGAGGCTGAAAATAATTTTATCAAGCGCAATTTATTGCTGCTGGCTACTAATTATGATATCGAATCATCTAAAGCTCAGATCATTCAGGCAAAGCTCTGGCCCAATCCTACGGTCGAACTTCAGCAGGGAATTTATGATCCGAATACTAAAAAAGTATTTGATGCTTCAGGCACAGGCCAATCTAGTGTAGAAGTAAGCCAGCTGATAAATATTGCAGGTGCCCGTAATAAAAATGTAACCCTTCAGAAAATCAACAGTGAATTAGCAGAAGCACAGCTGTATGATTTGCTGCGTACATTAAAATTTGAATTGCGATCAACCGCCTATGACCTGTATTACAAACAGCAGTCGCTTAAAATGTATGAAACGCAGATTACCTCTCTTAAACAAACGGTTGCTTTATACGAAGCACAATATCAAAGAGGCAATGTGCCTTCCAGAGAAGTGATTCGTTTACAGGCATTTTTAATATCGCTTGAAAATGAAAAATATTCCATCATGCGTTCGGTGCATGAACATCTGCAATACCTTTACATATTAACAGCAGATACTATACGGCCCTATTATAAAATTGTACTGCCGGAAGGTTATGCAGAATCGTTTGCGAATGAAACATATGCCGTTGATTCGTTGTTCGAAACGGCCATGGAAAACAGATCAGATGTCCGTATCAAACAATTGGAAGTTAATCAGACCAGGCAAATGCATGTATTGGAAAAGGCCAATGCCTATCCGGGTTTACATGTAGGTGGTATCTGGGACAGACAATCAAACTACATCCGTAATTATACAGGCGTTGTTGTTGGGTTTGACCTTCCGGTCTTCAACCGGAACCAGGGTAATATTAAAATTGCACAGAATAATTATGAAAAAAGTCTGGTGAACCTTCAGTATGCCGAGCAGAATGTAATGAGTGAAGTTTTAACGGCATACAGACAAGTAAGCGATTACAATACGTTATATAGAAATAAAGACAATAATCTCATCGAAGAATTTGATAAAATGATTGTGGGTTTTATTGTTAATTATCAGAAACGAAATATTACACTCATTGAATTTATAGATTTTTATGAAACGTATAAAAACTATATCAACAGTGTATATGAATTAAGAGGGAATCGATTACAGGCAATAGAATACTTGAATTTTACAACAGGAGTTGATGTATATGAATTTAAATAATAAAATGAACTGCTTTGTTTTGCTGCTGGTTTTTGCAGGTTTACTTGGAACGTCTTGTTCGGATGAAAAAAAATCAATTGCTGAACCTATAGATACGAATTGTTTGTCAGACAGCATGCTTAAACTTATTGAGTTTGATACCATACAATATAAACAGGTAACAACAAGGCTGTTGCTGAGCGGCAAGATCACAGAGAATGAGGATAAGCTGGTAAAAGTATATCCGTTGGTTGGCGGTTATGTAAAAGATTTACGGGTGGAGCTGGGCGATTATGTAAATAAAGGAGATGTGCTTGCGGTTATTCAAAGTACCGAAGTTGCAGATTTTCAAAATCAATTGGTTATCGCAGAATCGAATTTAAATATTGCAGAAAAAAATCTGCAGGTAACGCAGGATATGTTTGAAGGGGGATTGTCTTCAGAAAAGGATCTGGTTGTAGCTAAAAAAGAATATCAGAAAGCAGTAGGAGAGCTCAGAAGAATTAAAGAAGTCATGAACATTTATGGTGTTGGCGAATTTTCTGCCTATACCGTTAAAGCACCTATTTCAGGTTTTATTACAGAAAAATTTATTAACGAGAATATGCAGTTCCGCATGGATAATACGGAGCAGCTTTTCACCATCGCTAACCTGGACAATGTATGGGTGATTGCAAATGTATTTGAATCGGATATTGATCATGTGAAAGAAGGCAGTGAGGTTGAAGTGACAACCTTATCTTACCCCGATCAAGTCTACAAGGGCCGGGTAGATAAAATTTTCAACGTACTTGACAAAAGCTCAAGGGTAATGAAAGTGCGTATCATACTTGATAACAAAGGCTATAAGTTAAAGCCTGAAATGTTTGCCAGTATATCACTCCTAAGTCAGTCCGGTGTAAAGAGTCTGATTGCTCCTGAAAACAGCCTCATTTTTGATAACAATAAAGATTATGTACTGGTATACAAAGACGCTTGTCACATTGATATCAGAGCGATTGAGCGTATTGATAAGATTGATAACAACGTACGTATTCAGTCTGGTTTGAAAGAAGGGGAACGCGTAATTACAAAACACCAGTTGTTAATTTATAATCATTTAATTAATAGATAATTTATGAATCGTTTTATATTATCTATTGTATCCTTTTCATTAAAGAATCGCTTCTTTATCTTTTTTGCAACAGCGATTCTTGTTGTGTGGGGTATAGTCAGTTATTTAAATACACCCATCGAAGCCTTTCCGGACGTTACCAATACACGTGTTCAGATCATTACACAGTGGCCGGGCAGAAGTACAGAAGAGGTTGAGAAATTTGTTACCATTCCGCTGGAAGTAGAAATGAATGCGATTCCGGGTAAAACCAGCCTGCGTTCCATTTCCTTGTTCGGTCTTTCTGTTGTAACCATCATGTTTGATGATGATGTGGATGAATTTAAAGCACGCCAGTTAGTAGCCAACCGGTTAATCTCTGTAGAAACCCCGGATGGTGCATCTCCCGAGCTGCAGCCAAGTTATGGTCCTACGGGCGAAATCTTCCGGTATACATTAAAGGGCGATAATTTATCTTCCAGAGATTTAAAGACTGTACAGGATTGGGTTGTTGAACGTAATTTAAAAGGTGTACCTGGTATTGCTGATGTAGTAAGCTTTGGAGGTGAAGTTAAAACATTTGAGATCAGTGTAGATCCGAACTTGTTACAGAACTATAACATTACAGCTCTGGATGTATTTCAGGCGGTGTCAAGAAGCAACGTCAATGTTGGTGGTGATGTTATTGAAAAGAACGATCAGGCATATGTTGTACGGGGTATAGGTGTGCTAAATAATCTGCGCGAAATACAGAATATTGTTATTGATAATATTGATGGTACACCGATACTTGTAAGCAATGTGGCACACGTGCATGAATCTGCTTTGCCGAAGTTGGGTTATGTAGGAAGAGATACCATGCAGAATCAGGTAGAAGGTATTGTGGTGATGCTGAAGAATGAGAACCCAAGTGTTGTACTCGAAAATCTGAAAGCAAAGATTGATGAATTAAACGAACACATTCTGCCGCGTAATGTACAGATCGTACCATTCTACGACAGAAGTACGCTGATCGGTTTTACTACCCATACGGTTATGAAAAACCTGATGGAGGGAATTTTCCTGGTTACGCTGATTGTATTTGTCTTTATGGCCGACTGGCGCACAACGGTTATTGTTGCTGTTGTTATTCCGATTGCATTACTGTTTGCCTTTATTTGTATGCGTCTGAAAGGCATGAGTGCAAACCTGCTTTCCATGGGGGCGATCGACTTTGGTATCATTACCGATGGAGCTGTTGTAATGGTGGAAGGTTTATTTGTATTGCTCGATCAGAAGGCGCATAAGCTGGGTATGACCAGGTACAACGGCTTGTTGAAATTTGGATTGATTCGCAAAGAAGCAGGTAAGCTGGGCAAAGCAATCTTCTTTTCAAAATTAATTATTGTTACGGCCTTGCTGCCGATTTTCGCTTTCCAGAAAGTGGAAGGTAAAATGTTTTCGCCGTTAGCATACACGCTTGGTTTTGCGTTATTGGGCGCTTTGATCTGCACCTTAACACTGGTGCCTGTTCTGGCGTCTTACCTGCTGAATAAAAACGTACGCGAAAAGCATAACCCTGTTGTTAACTTTTTTGATAAGATTGTGATGCGTGCGTTCAACGTTACGTTCCACAATAAATTCAAGACGATGCTGGTTAGTATAGGCATTGTTGCTTTCGGTTTGTTTTCCTATACATTTTTAGGAACAGAATTCCTTCCGGAGTTAAATGAAGGCGCTATATACATCCGTGCAAGTATGCCGATGAGTACATCGCTGGAACAGTCGATTAAGATTTCTGAAAAAATGCGTAAGTCGCTGCTCACCTTTGATGAAGTGAAAGGTGTTATGTCACAAAGCGGACGTCCGAATGATGGAACAGATCCAACCGGATTTTTCAATATCGAATTTCATGTGGATCTGAAACAGGAAGGCGATTGGAAACGAAAAATTTCCAAAGAAGAATTGATCGCGGAAATGAAGAAAAAGCTTCTGGAGTATCAGGGTATCTCATTGAACTTCTCACAGCCAATCATGGATAACGTGGAAGAAGCCGTTTCGGGTGTTAAAGGTTCTTTGGCGGTAAAAATTTACGGACATGATCCGAATGAACTGGAAGCAAAAGCAAACAGCGTATATACGGTGCTGAATACGGTTGAAGGCATTGAAGATCTTGGGGTGATACAATTGGTGGGCCAGCCGGAATACCACATTGATCTGGATCAGCAGAAGATGGCTATCTATGGCGTGAGTACAGCCGATTGTCAATCGGTCATTCAGATGGCTATTGGCGGAAAAGCTATTACAAAACTGTATGAAGGCGAACGCAAATTCGATGTGCGTATACGATATATGCCACAGTACAGGATGTCCAGAGAGCAGCTTGGAAGTTTGCTGGTACCTACACTTGGTAATCAAAAGATTCTGTTGAAAGAAATTGCTACCATTTCAAAAGTTACCGGCCCTGCATTCCTGTACCGTGAAAACAACGAACGTTTTGTAGCGGTTAAATTTTCTATCCGGGGCCGTGATATGGGCAGTACCATTGAAGAGGCGCAATCAAAAGTGAATAAAACAATAACGCTGGATAAAGGCATGCGTATGGAATGGCGCGGTCAGTTTGAAAACCAGGTACGTGCAACCAAACGTCTGATGCAGGTTGTGCCGATCAGCCTGGTATTAATCTTTATTATTCTCTTTATCATGTTTGGCACAGGTAAAGATGCCGGACTTGTTTTAATGAATGTGCCGTTTGCTTTAATAGGAGGGATCTGGGCATTGTGGATTACGCAAACAAACTTCAGTATTTCGGCCGGGGTTGGTTTTATTGCCTTGTTTGGTATTTGTGTTCAAAATGGTGTAATTCTTATATCCGTATTCAAACAAAAATTAATAGACGGAGAAGAACTGGATGCGGCAATTAAAGAAGGGCTGCAGTCGCGTATCCGTCCCGTAATTATGACTGCGCTGATGGCTGCCTTAGGTTTATTACCCGCTGCCTTATCTCATGGTATCGGTTCAGAAACACAAAAGCCTCTTGCTATCGTAGTCATTGGCGGCCTGGTAAGTGCAACCATATTAACGTTGCTTGTATTCCCGATTATCTGTCATTTCTTCTACAAACATCCGGCATTGCGAAACTGATAAGCTGAACGCAACAAGCTGAATGCTTAAAGCTATAAAGGAGATGGCCTGTATTAAGAATACGTTCCTTATACAGGCCATCTCCTTTATAATTATATTGCGGGCAACGCTTTCAGCCTTTAGTATTAGGCATCAAGCTTCTTTTTCTCCCTGAATGTTAAGCGCGAGTGTCAATAACTTATTTTTAGTTTCCGTCTGAAAACGCAGTACGTGCAGGTCATATTCTTCGTCCTTGGTTGCAGGCTTATCCAGAGATTCAACTTCATCGTGGTATACATTGATCAGATACGTTGCCCATGTTTTAAAATCTTCTAATGAATTGATGTTTGGAAAACGCTCTTTATCTTCAAACACATAATGAATGTGCCCGTTCTCGTACATAGAGAAAAAAGGACCGGCCAGCACATCATTAATAAGATCAAGACTCTGCCATAATTCAGCATATTTTGCCACCTTTAATTGAGGTCTGTGAAACGCATCCCAGAATAATTTTCTGTACGCTTCTAAATCAGCAGAGATATTCATTTTATTGATTGATGTTAGAAGCTGCAAGTTAAAACTTTTACCTTGATTTTTAAGGATTAAAATACGTGCAGGCTTGGCAGAACTTAATACCTAAAACTTAACACATAAAACGTAATACTTTTTTTATATTTACGCTTTAGCGTTTATTATGAAAAGAATATTGATTACAGGCGGAGCAGGGTTTATCGGTTCAAACCTGACAGAAGCGTTATTGAACAGAAGTGATGTTGAGCTGGTGCGTGTACTGGATAATTTTTCAACAGGATACCAGCACAACATACATGAATTTTTGACCCACCCCAAATATGAATTTGTTGAGGGCGATATCCGTAACTATGAAGATGTAGTTAAAGCAGTAGAGGGAATCGAAGTGATCAGCCATCAGGCTGCACTTGGTTCTGTACCGCGTTCGCTAAAAGATCCTATGACCAGTAATAATGCAAACGTGCTGGGTTCCATGAATGTTTTTCATGCTGCAAAAGAATCAGGTGCAGACCGTGTCGTGTACGCATCTTCCTCTTCGGTTTATGGAGATGATCCGGGTTCACCTAAGGAAGAAGACCGTTTGGGTAATGTGTTGTCTCCGTACGCTGCAAGTAAGCGCAGTATTGAACTGTATGCAAAGGCGTTCAGCAACGTCTATCCATTTCGTTTTATTGCTATGCGTTACTTCAATGTGTTTGGTCCCAGGCAAAATGCGCAGGGAGCATATGCTGCCGTAATACCTCAATTCATAACTGCATTATTAAATGGGCAGCAGGCTACAATCTTCGGAGATGGCTCCCAGACACGCGATTTTACCTTTATTGATAATGTATTACAAATGAATATAAAAGCACTGTCTACAGATAATGCAGATGCGTTTAACAGATATTATAATGTAGCCTGCGGCTCAACAACTTCCTTGAACCGTGTATATGCTATACTTGCAGGCTGTGCCGGCTCAGACATTAAGCCCCATTATACGGATCCAAGACAAGGAGATATAAAAGACAGTCTGGCCAATATCAGTTTAGCGCAAAAGCACATTGGATATAAACCCGAAATACAGATTGAAGAAGGATTAATTAAAACCTTCGACTGGTTTAAAAAGAATCAAGGTGAATAATTTGTATTAAAAGCGTGCAGGAAAACAATTTTTCTGCTTTGTATAAAACATAAAAACGTACGTGCTACGTTGATTGCTTTTTTTTGTTTCATCCATAAAAAATAGAACTACGGAAAATATTACATAGAAAAAGTATATATATAATTCAGTTGTTTGTTTTTTATTTATAGCTAGAAAACCTTCTGTATATAATTATTTTTATAATTAACATTCTTTAAAGAGGAACTTTGAATTTATTTGAATAACAACTTCTTTAACTATCGTTAATATTTTATATTTTTATACTATTAATAATAAGCCTATTGAGCGTTTAATAGTTTCATAACCTCGATAGTTGTCAACTAAGTAAATCCTTCAGACTATGCAATTCTATAAATCTTTGAATACAAGTATTTTTTCTACGGGAAGATATACTTCTGTATTTATGACATTTTTTGTTACACTTATGTGTTATTCATTACAAATGACATATACGGAGGCAAAAACGACCTCTACAACAGCAGCAGGTGCGTGGGCAGATGCAACTAAATGGTCGGCTGGATTACCTGCAGACGGCGATGTTGTGATTATTAACCATGTGATGGACTTTACGAATGTGAACATCAACATTGGTGCAAACACAACGTATACATTTGCACCCGGTTCAAACGGATCATCCATTCCATTGTCATTGGGTATGTCAAGCTCAACGGCAGTGCTGAACATCAATGCGAATGTTTCATTTGCAGGCGGGATCAACTTAAACGGAGGAACGATTAATGTGTATGAAGGTGCTACTTTAACCGTTACCAATCAGATTAACCAGGCAGGTACAAAAATTAATGTTGAAGCAGGAGGGAATTTTAATGTTACAGGAAGTTATATAAATAACGGCGGAGATATTCACGTAGATGGGTTGGTTACTATTTCCGGTACGTACGACGGACAGAACGCAACAGCTACTGTAACCGGTTCGGGAGATATTACTACAACGGGTCACATGAAAGGGTTGAACGGAAGTACCATTTTCGGTATTATCAATCCGGATTGCGGCGGCCCGTGCAGCGGTAGAAATCTATGCGGAAGAACTGTTTCATCATTACCGAGAGCGGCTACATACTGTACATCCGGAGCAGCTGTAGTATTAACGGCTTCATTCAGTTCCGGATCGTCTCCTACCTATCAATGGCAATCAAGCTTAACCAATACAGAAGCTGGTTTTTCAAATATTCTGGTAAACGGTAATTCAAATACCTATTCTGCAACACCGGGTGTTACGACTTATTACAGGGTTAAAATTACCATTGGCGGCTGTACAAGTGTTACTCCGGTATCTCTGGTAACAATCAGCACATGTAGTAAAACATGGCTGGGTGGAACTTCCGGAACGGAAACAAACTGGGCAACGGCAACAAACTGGAGTCCAGCCGGTGTGCCCGCTGCGACGGATGATGTTACAATACCCGTACTGCCAGTGAACAAGCCTGTTATCAGCGGTTCAGTAAATGTTAAGAGCATCACCATTGATTTAGGAAGTTCACTTACATTAGCGGCAAACAGTACCTTAAATTCTTATGGAAATATTGTAAATAACGGTACGTTTACTTCCGTACCAACAGCTGCTGTCGCATTTAAAGGAAGTACCCTGCAAACTATTTATGGCATACCTTCCTTACATAAAGTATCCGTAGATAATACACAAGGTATTTCAATACTTACCGCTTTAACAGTAAACGGTACGCTTACTTTAACAAATGGGGCAGTTGCAACAAATTCTAATCTTACCCTAAACTTTGATAACGGAGGAAATATTGCCTACAACCCTGCAGATGCCGGCAGTATAACGGGGGAGATAACCGGCCGCAGAGACGGATTGGTGCGTACACATTATATCGCTTCTCCGTTCAGCAGTTCAACTTCAGGACAGGTAGGTGCAACAACCCCGTTGTATTACAACAATTACTGGAAAATGTATTCCAGAGATTTTACAACACAGGGATGGGTAGCTGTTACCAATACAACCACTCCACTTACACAGGGAACAGGGTTTTCAGTTGCTTTTTCCAATACAAGTTCATTGATACTGACAGGAAGTTATAGTCATACCTTTACGTTGCCGGCAACCAATTATTCTAATGCTGCTGCAGGTAAATACATACTGATTGGTAATCCATATCCATCAACGTTAGACTGGACTTCAGCCGGATTTACAAAAACAAATGTAGGCGGTGCTATTTATTTATGGAGCGGAGCAAGCAGCCAGACATCAAGCTGGGTAGCCAATGTAGGAACAGGACCTAATGGTTCTCAATATATAGGTCCAATGCAGGCGTTTCTTGTAGCAACAACAGGTACCGGAGGAAATTCAAGTGTTGCTATTAACAATACAGCACGTTTAAGTACGCAGAATCCTTCTTATGCGCGGGTAGCATCAGATGAAATTGTACGTATTAAGATAACAACTGAAAATCCTGATTTATGGGATGACGCGGTAGTGCGATTCAATGAAAATGCAACCAGTGAGTTTGATGCAGAATTTGATGCGTATAAAATCATAAATCAAGGGTTTGTTCCATCTGTTTATACGACTTCCGGTACAAACAACTATTCCATTCATTCCGTATCGGATGCTGCTGCATTACCAACTATTCCGGTAACTGTAAAACTTCCCTCTGATGGTAATTATACCTTAAGTGTATCGAAAAGTGATCCATCCGCAGAGTATGTATTGATAGATAAAAAACTTGGTACAGAAAATTTACTTTCAGGCCCGTCTTATGTATTCAGTGGTTTGGTATCAGATGATGCGAATCGTTTTGAACTGCAATTAAGAACAAGTGTTACAACAGGAACACATACGGCAAATGCAGCTTCTGGTCTTCAAATACATTCTTCTTCAAAAGGATTCGTAATACAAACCAGCCAATTCAATGGCAGTACAGCAAACATTGAAATTCTGGATGTAACCGGTAAAGTTGTGAAAGTACTTTCAGGTAAAAATATATCCGACAATACTACATTCATTCCGCTTGATCTTGCAGAGGGAGCTTATATCGTAAAAGTGAACATTGATCACAACGTGTTTGCACAGATGATATCCCTTGTTAAATAATTAATCCATTTTTTAGAATTAATAATGCCCCTTAATCCAAATTGAGAGGCATTATTTTTTATTTTCGGTTTATTCTATAAACAAGCATCCTTTGTAAATCTTTTGTTTAGATCTTTCGTAGATGCTCATATAGCACATTGCACTTTTTCAATAAAGACTATGTTTTTAAATGGGGTTTTTATATATTTTATAAAAGAAAAAATGCATTCGATCAACACAAACAGCTACAATTATGGAACATTTTCTACTAACTCAACGCAGTTATCTGTGTTGCTTTTACAGACTTTCCGGTAAAGACGATGTAAAAAAAAACAGGCTCACAAAAAACTTTAGAAAAAACTTTCTTGTTTGGGCAGTAATTTTTATGCTGCAATATTCTGTGCAGGCTGCAACAAAATCAACCAATACGGCAGGCCCATGGAATACGGGTACAAACTGGACAACCACAGGTGCACCGGCAAGCGGGGATATTGCGAATGTGAATCATACAATGTCAATAAATACCAATATTGCAATTTCTGCAGGAGGGTATTACACGATTAATTCTCCTGCAATTGATGCACCCGGGGGCACAGCATATACGTTAACGGTAGGCGGAACACTTCTGGGGGGATTCGGAACGCTTGAGGTAAAATCAAATATGACATTTGAAGGCGCACTTACTGTAAATGATTTTGGAAGACTGATTATACGCAACGGTGCAGTACTGACAGTAGGGGCGGCTACCTTTGCAGCCTTGTCAGATGTTACAATAGATGAGGGTGGTACATTGATTGTAAATGGAAATATGCTGGTGTATGGCAATTCTCCTCTGATTAACGGCGATCTTATTGTTAACGGTAATTATACGGGAGATGCGTTATCTGCTATATATGGTACAGGTACCATGAAAAGTACGGGTAGCGTAGCAACCATTCTTACCGGAACGGTGTATGGAAGTATTATAGATTGTGCTGCATCATGCACCTATACATCCTGTGGAAGTACGGCATCGGTTTCGCCTTCTTCAGCTTCTGTCTGTGCCGGCTCTTCTACAACGCTTACGGGCACATTTTCGCCTGTTACTATAGGTACAATAACCTATCAATGGCAATCAGGTTCATCTGCAACCGGGCCTTTTTCAAACATATCCGGCGCTACAGCAGCCACATATAATGCAGGTCCTGCTTCATCTGTTTATTACAGAGTACGGATTACACAACTGGGGTGCACGGCAACAAGTTCTGCCGTATCCGTTACTGTTATTCCAATTCCTGCTATCACCTCCACTACTCCGGCCAGCAGATGCGGGAATGGCAGTATAACATTAAATGCAGCAGCAAGTGCCGGAACGGTGTATTGGTATGCTGCATTGACAGGGGGCGCCAGCATAGCTTCAGGAAACAGTTATTCACCTGCAGTTACAGGAACTACCACGTATTATGTATCTGCAACAACTGCAAGCGGTGGCTGTACAACAGCAGCCAGAACAGCAGTTACAGCAACCGTTAATACAATACCTGCCATTGCTTCCGTTACCGGAGGAAGTCGGTGCGGTCCCGGAAGTGTAGCACTTTCAGCATCCGCAAGTGCAGCAACAATTAATTGGTACGATGCATCCGTTGGCGGTACATTGGTAAATACAGGTGTCAGTTTTAGTCCAACGGTAAGCAGTACCACAACCTATTATGTTGATGCTACAGCTACCGGTTGCACAACAGCATCAAGAACAGCTGTCACAGCAACAGTATCTCCGTGTGCAGTAATATGGACAGGTACAGTAAGTACAAGCTGGAATACAGCCGGTAACTGGAATCTTGCATTTGTTCCTACAAATATCAATAGTGTGACCATTCCTTCAGGTACTGCTTTCCAGCCAACAATTTCAGCTTCATCAACGGCTGCTGATCTAACAATCAATTCCG
It encodes the following:
- a CDS encoding metallophosphoesterase, with product MRGNIMVLFISIGVFFLIDWYVFTGIKALTDFVQPTSRKIIQYVYWGFTAWTIFNLLIMYSGAYAAWPTWLRSISIGLIMGLFLTKLVFVLFLLLDDGQRLVQLIYAWFQPETQVDTVTGKTTISRSGFLLKAGLAVSAIPFAGMTYGILVGAHDYTVRKKRLVLKKLPSAWNGLKIVQLSDIHAGSFYNKTAVQRGIDMVMQQKPDIIFFTGDLVNNIAAEMDDYIDLFSTLKAPLGIYSTLGNHDYGDYVAWNSIEEKHENLTKLIGVHKKMGWDILMNEHRILKKDGQELAIIGIENWGAKGHFPKYGKMNLAYAGTETVPVKLLLSHDPSHWDAEVRQKYKDIDVMFAGHTHGMQFGIEKGGIKWSPVQWMYDQWAGLYEKDGQYLYVNRGFGFIGFPGRVGMSPEITVMELHNS
- a CDS encoding TolC family protein translates to MKRKIILCVHVFIACTTALFAGSLTPADTVELSVTEAENNFIKRNLLLLATNYDIESSKAQIIQAKLWPNPTVELQQGIYDPNTKKVFDASGTGQSSVEVSQLINIAGARNKNVTLQKINSELAEAQLYDLLRTLKFELRSTAYDLYYKQQSLKMYETQITSLKQTVALYEAQYQRGNVPSREVIRLQAFLISLENEKYSIMRSVHEHLQYLYILTADTIRPYYKIVLPEGYAESFANETYAVDSLFETAMENRSDVRIKQLEVNQTRQMHVLEKANAYPGLHVGGIWDRQSNYIRNYTGVVVGFDLPVFNRNQGNIKIAQNNYEKSLVNLQYAEQNVMSEVLTAYRQVSDYNTLYRNKDNNLIEEFDKMIVGFIVNYQKRNITLIEFIDFYETYKNYINSVYELRGNRLQAIEYLNFTTGVDVYEFK
- a CDS encoding efflux RND transporter periplasmic adaptor subunit, yielding MNCFVLLLVFAGLLGTSCSDEKKSIAEPIDTNCLSDSMLKLIEFDTIQYKQVTTRLLLSGKITENEDKLVKVYPLVGGYVKDLRVELGDYVNKGDVLAVIQSTEVADFQNQLVIAESNLNIAEKNLQVTQDMFEGGLSSEKDLVVAKKEYQKAVGELRRIKEVMNIYGVGEFSAYTVKAPISGFITEKFINENMQFRMDNTEQLFTIANLDNVWVIANVFESDIDHVKEGSEVEVTTLSYPDQVYKGRVDKIFNVLDKSSRVMKVRIILDNKGYKLKPEMFASISLLSQSGVKSLIAPENSLIFDNNKDYVLVYKDACHIDIRAIERIDKIDNNVRIQSGLKEGERVITKHQLLIYNHLINR
- a CDS encoding efflux RND transporter permease subunit, with amino-acid sequence MNRFILSIVSFSLKNRFFIFFATAILVVWGIVSYLNTPIEAFPDVTNTRVQIITQWPGRSTEEVEKFVTIPLEVEMNAIPGKTSLRSISLFGLSVVTIMFDDDVDEFKARQLVANRLISVETPDGASPELQPSYGPTGEIFRYTLKGDNLSSRDLKTVQDWVVERNLKGVPGIADVVSFGGEVKTFEISVDPNLLQNYNITALDVFQAVSRSNVNVGGDVIEKNDQAYVVRGIGVLNNLREIQNIVIDNIDGTPILVSNVAHVHESALPKLGYVGRDTMQNQVEGIVVMLKNENPSVVLENLKAKIDELNEHILPRNVQIVPFYDRSTLIGFTTHTVMKNLMEGIFLVTLIVFVFMADWRTTVIVAVVIPIALLFAFICMRLKGMSANLLSMGAIDFGIITDGAVVMVEGLFVLLDQKAHKLGMTRYNGLLKFGLIRKEAGKLGKAIFFSKLIIVTALLPIFAFQKVEGKMFSPLAYTLGFALLGALICTLTLVPVLASYLLNKNVREKHNPVVNFFDKIVMRAFNVTFHNKFKTMLVSIGIVAFGLFSYTFLGTEFLPELNEGAIYIRASMPMSTSLEQSIKISEKMRKSLLTFDEVKGVMSQSGRPNDGTDPTGFFNIEFHVDLKQEGDWKRKISKEELIAEMKKKLLEYQGISLNFSQPIMDNVEEAVSGVKGSLAVKIYGHDPNELEAKANSVYTVLNTVEGIEDLGVIQLVGQPEYHIDLDQQKMAIYGVSTADCQSVIQMAIGGKAITKLYEGERKFDVRIRYMPQYRMSREQLGSLLVPTLGNQKILLKEIATISKVTGPAFLYRENNERFVAVKFSIRGRDMGSTIEEAQSKVNKTITLDKGMRMEWRGQFENQVRATKRLMQVVPISLVLIFIILFIMFGTGKDAGLVLMNVPFALIGGIWALWITQTNFSISAGVGFIALFGICVQNGVILISVFKQKLIDGEELDAAIKEGLQSRIRPVIMTALMAALGLLPAALSHGIGSETQKPLAIVVIGGLVSATILTLLVFPIICHFFYKHPALRN